One genomic segment of Theobroma cacao cultivar B97-61/B2 chromosome 6, Criollo_cocoa_genome_V2, whole genome shotgun sequence includes these proteins:
- the LOC18595924 gene encoding mitochondrial arginine transporter BAC2 isoform X2, with protein sequence MGACALLLPLKSLERRICTLQNAMVFQIYAILSRAFDSSVSSTDPPAYKGVALAGVGTGALQSIMLSPVELVKIRLQLQNTSYPTLQLPRALTGPVTVAKSILKTEGLRGLYRGFTITALRDAPAHGFYFWTYEYMREQLHPGCRKSGQESLRTMLIAGGLAGVASWICCYPLDVVKTRLQAQSPSSPQKYNGIIDCLQKSVKQEGFGVLWRGLGTAVARAFVVNGAIFSAYEITLRCLFNNGNIQTENTIENNLDNT encoded by the exons ATGGGTGCTTGTGCCCTGCTGCTCCCATTAAAGAGTTTAGAAAG AAGGATTTGCACATTGCAGAATGCTATGGTTTTCCAGATATATGCTATTCTTTCAcgagcatttgactcatctGTTTCATCCACTGACCCTCCTGCCTACAAAGGTGTTGCTCTGGCAGGAGTTGGAACTGGGGCCCTACAGAGCATAATGCTCTCTCCAGTAGAACTAGTAAAAATCCGCCTCCAATTGCAGAATACCAGTTATCCAACTCTCCAATTGCCAAGAGCCCTTACAGGGCCAGTTACTGTTGCTAAAAGCATACTGAAAACAGAAGGCTTAAGGGGACTATACCGCGGTTTTACCATCACTGCCCTTAGAGATGCACCTGCTCATGGCTTCTACTTTTGGACGTATGAGTATATGCGAGAACAGCTTCATCCAGGGTGCAGAAAGAGTGGCCAAGAAAGCCTGAGAACAATGCTGATAGCGGGAGGTTTAGCAGGGGTTGCTAGCTGGATTTGCTGCTATCCCTTAGATGTTGTAAAGACCAGACTGCAGGCTCAGTCACCATCCTCTCCACAAAAGTACAATGGTATCATTGATTGCCTCCAGAAAAGTGTAAAACAAGAGGGATTTGGCGTCCTATGGCGAGGACTGGGAACTGCTGTTGCTAGAGCTTTTGTAGTGAATGGGgctatattttctgcttacgaGATTACATTGAGGTGTTTATTCAACAATGGAAACATTCAGACAGAGAACACAATCGAGAATAATCTGGACAATACTTAA
- the LOC18595925 gene encoding pyridoxal 5'-phosphate synthase-like subunit PDX1.2, whose protein sequence is MAEDGAVTLYNNTAITDAKKNSFSIKVGMAQMLRGGAILQVSTLSQAKIAEEAGACCLVLTEPNCQGISRMPDPSLIKQIKRTVSVPVMARSRIGHFVEAQILERVGVDYIDESEVLAIADEDNFINKHNFICPFVCGCKNLGEALRRVREGAAMIRTQGDLLGTGNIAETVKNVRSVMGEIRVLNNMDEDEVFAFSKKIAAPYDLVAQTKQMGRLPVVHFAAGGILTPADAALMMQLGCDGVFVGSEVFDNCSDPYKRVRGIVEAVRHYNDPHVLVVNSCGLEEEMAGLNVTEERMEQFGEGGA, encoded by the coding sequence ATGGCCGAAGACGGAGCCGTTACACTCTACAACAACACGGCCATCACTGACGCCAAGAAAAACTCCTTCTCAATCAaagtgggcatggcccaaATGCTCCGCGGTGGCGCCATTCTCCAAGTCTCAACCCTCAGCCAAGCCAAAATCGCCGAAGAAGCAGGCGCCTGTTGTTTAGTTCTAACCGAACCCAATTGCCAAGGCATTTCGCGCATGCCGGATCCTTCTCTcatcaaacaaattaaacGCACTGTTTCAGTCCCTGTCATGGCTCGTTCCCGCATCGGCCATTTTGTCGAAGCCCAAATACTCGAACGAGTCGGAGTTGATTACATTGACGAAAGCGAGGTTTTAGCTATAGCTGACgaagataattttattaacaagCATAATTTTATATGCCCTTTTGTTTGCGGCTGCAAAAACCTCGGCGAGGCGTTGAGGAGAGTGAGGGAAGGAGCTGCCATGATTAGAACACAAGGGGATTTGTTAGGCACTGGTAACATTGCTGAAACTGTTAAGAATGTCAGGTCTGTGATGGGTGAAATTAGGGTTTTAAATAATATGGATGAAGATGAAGTTTTCGCGTTTTCCAAGAAAATTGCTGCCCCTTATGATTTGGTTGCTCAAACTAAGCAAATGGGAAGGCTGCCGGTGGTGCATTTTGCTGCTGGTGGGATTCTGACTCCGGCGGATGCTGCATTGATGATGCAGTTAGGGTGTGATGGTGTTTTTGTGGGATCAGAAGTGTTTGATAACTGTTCTGATCCGTATAAGCGTGTTCGGGGGATTGTAGAGGCTGTTAGGCATTATAATGATCCTCATGTTTTGGTCGTGAATAGTTGTGGATTAGAGGAGGAGATGGCAGGGCTTAATGTTACTGAGGAGAGGATGGAACAGTTTGGAGAAGGAGGGGCTTGA
- the LOC18595924 gene encoding mitochondrial arginine transporter BAC2 isoform X1, which translates to MDFWPEFLASSWGREFVAGGFGGMAGIISGYPLDTLRIRQQSSNSGSALSILRRVVATEGPGALYRGMGAPLASVTFQNAMVFQIYAILSRAFDSSVSSTDPPAYKGVALAGVGTGALQSIMLSPVELVKIRLQLQNTSYPTLQLPRALTGPVTVAKSILKTEGLRGLYRGFTITALRDAPAHGFYFWTYEYMREQLHPGCRKSGQESLRTMLIAGGLAGVASWICCYPLDVVKTRLQAQSPSSPQKYNGIIDCLQKSVKQEGFGVLWRGLGTAVARAFVVNGAIFSAYEITLRCLFNNGNIQTENTIENNLDNT; encoded by the exons ATGGACTTCTGGCCAGAGTTTCTTGCAAGTAGCTGGGGAAGAGAATTTGTGGCTGGAGGGTTTGGTGGCATGGCTGGCATCATCTCTGGTTACCCACTCGACACCCTCAGGATCCGGCAACAAAGCTCAAATTCAGGTTCCGCCCTCAGCATCCTGCGCCGGGTTGTCGCGACGGAAGGACCTGGTGCACTCTATAGAGGCATGGGTGCACCATTGGCATCAGTCACCTTTCAG AATGCTATGGTTTTCCAGATATATGCTATTCTTTCAcgagcatttgactcatctGTTTCATCCACTGACCCTCCTGCCTACAAAGGTGTTGCTCTGGCAGGAGTTGGAACTGGGGCCCTACAGAGCATAATGCTCTCTCCAGTAGAACTAGTAAAAATCCGCCTCCAATTGCAGAATACCAGTTATCCAACTCTCCAATTGCCAAGAGCCCTTACAGGGCCAGTTACTGTTGCTAAAAGCATACTGAAAACAGAAGGCTTAAGGGGACTATACCGCGGTTTTACCATCACTGCCCTTAGAGATGCACCTGCTCATGGCTTCTACTTTTGGACGTATGAGTATATGCGAGAACAGCTTCATCCAGGGTGCAGAAAGAGTGGCCAAGAAAGCCTGAGAACAATGCTGATAGCGGGAGGTTTAGCAGGGGTTGCTAGCTGGATTTGCTGCTATCCCTTAGATGTTGTAAAGACCAGACTGCAGGCTCAGTCACCATCCTCTCCACAAAAGTACAATGGTATCATTGATTGCCTCCAGAAAAGTGTAAAACAAGAGGGATTTGGCGTCCTATGGCGAGGACTGGGAACTGCTGTTGCTAGAGCTTTTGTAGTGAATGGGgctatattttctgcttacgaGATTACATTGAGGTGTTTATTCAACAATGGAAACATTCAGACAGAGAACACAATCGAGAATAATCTGGACAATACTTAA
- the LOC18595924 gene encoding mitochondrial arginine transporter BAC2 isoform X3 translates to MIAFPDGCLCPAAPIKEFRKNAMVFQIYAILSRAFDSSVSSTDPPAYKGVALAGVGTGALQSIMLSPVELVKIRLQLQNTSYPTLQLPRALTGPVTVAKSILKTEGLRGLYRGFTITALRDAPAHGFYFWTYEYMREQLHPGCRKSGQESLRTMLIAGGLAGVASWICCYPLDVVKTRLQAQSPSSPQKYNGIIDCLQKSVKQEGFGVLWRGLGTAVARAFVVNGAIFSAYEITLRCLFNNGNIQTENTIENNLDNT, encoded by the exons ATGATAGCATTCCCCGATGGGTGCTTGTGCCCTGCTGCTCCCATTAAAGAGTTTAGAAAG AATGCTATGGTTTTCCAGATATATGCTATTCTTTCAcgagcatttgactcatctGTTTCATCCACTGACCCTCCTGCCTACAAAGGTGTTGCTCTGGCAGGAGTTGGAACTGGGGCCCTACAGAGCATAATGCTCTCTCCAGTAGAACTAGTAAAAATCCGCCTCCAATTGCAGAATACCAGTTATCCAACTCTCCAATTGCCAAGAGCCCTTACAGGGCCAGTTACTGTTGCTAAAAGCATACTGAAAACAGAAGGCTTAAGGGGACTATACCGCGGTTTTACCATCACTGCCCTTAGAGATGCACCTGCTCATGGCTTCTACTTTTGGACGTATGAGTATATGCGAGAACAGCTTCATCCAGGGTGCAGAAAGAGTGGCCAAGAAAGCCTGAGAACAATGCTGATAGCGGGAGGTTTAGCAGGGGTTGCTAGCTGGATTTGCTGCTATCCCTTAGATGTTGTAAAGACCAGACTGCAGGCTCAGTCACCATCCTCTCCACAAAAGTACAATGGTATCATTGATTGCCTCCAGAAAAGTGTAAAACAAGAGGGATTTGGCGTCCTATGGCGAGGACTGGGAACTGCTGTTGCTAGAGCTTTTGTAGTGAATGGGgctatattttctgcttacgaGATTACATTGAGGTGTTTATTCAACAATGGAAACATTCAGACAGAGAACACAATCGAGAATAATCTGGACAATACTTAA